In Leptolyngbya sp. CCY15150, one DNA window encodes the following:
- a CDS encoding secondary thiamine-phosphate synthase enzyme YjbQ, giving the protein MQLYQQILTVKTDGKSLCKITNPVQDIVTQSGFQVGLCQLFLRHTSASLVIQENADPDVLKDLANFFARLVPEDAHYIHSLEGADDMPAHIRTVLTHTSEQIPLANGRLMLGTWQGIYLWEHRQRGQRREVVVQLMGQ; this is encoded by the coding sequence ATGCAACTTTACCAACAAATCCTCACCGTCAAAACCGATGGCAAGTCGCTGTGTAAGATCACAAATCCGGTGCAGGATATTGTGACCCAGTCTGGTTTTCAAGTCGGGCTCTGCCAGCTCTTCCTGCGCCATACCTCTGCTAGTTTAGTGATTCAGGAAAATGCCGATCCGGATGTTTTGAAAGATCTGGCTAACTTTTTTGCGCGGCTAGTGCCCGAAGATGCGCACTACATCCACAGTCTAGAGGGGGCGGACGATATGCCGGCCCATATCCGCACGGTGCTCACCCATACATCGGAGCAGATTCCCCTGGCCAATGGCCGACTGATGCTCGGCACCTGGCAGGGCATTTACCTCTGGGAACATCGCCAGCGCGGCCAGCGGCGGGAGGTGGTGGTGCAGCTCATGGGGCAGTAA